The Pseudomonas sp. FP2309 genome has a window encoding:
- a CDS encoding response regulator — protein sequence MSKTILIVDDSASIRQVVSITLKGAGYDVIEGCDGRDALSKLDGRKIHLIVSDVNMPNMDGLSFVKAAKLLPAYKFTPVIMLTTEASDAMKQQGQASGAKAWMVKPFQPAQMLTAVSKLILP from the coding sequence ATGAGCAAAACCATTCTGATCGTCGACGACTCGGCTTCCATCCGGCAGGTGGTGAGCATCACGCTCAAGGGCGCGGGTTACGACGTGATTGAGGGCTGTGATGGCCGCGATGCGCTGAGCAAGCTCGATGGTCGAAAAATCCACCTGATTGTCAGTGATGTGAACATGCCGAACATGGACGGCCTCAGCTTCGTCAAGGCCGCCAAGCTGTTGCCGGCCTACAAATTCACCCCGGTCATCATGCTGACCACCGAGGCCAGTGATGCGATGAAGCAGCAGGGTCAGGCGTCCGGTGCGAAGGCCTGGATGGTCAAGCCGTTTCAGCCCGCGCAAATGCTCACTGCGGTTTCCAAGTTGATCCTGCCATAG